A genomic region of Arcobacter sp. LA11 contains the following coding sequences:
- a CDS encoding ribonuclease J → MENNEAKKPQEKKTESQKTPNTTENKNTQAPANNKPNQGKPAGEKKPYNKKRKPNNSRARAHNSKTNSTWINDLKKAHIVNEKSHKDRLNPHHKLNLSTNSKVRITPLGGLGEIGGNMMVIETEKSAIVVDVGMSFPDEDMHGVDILIPDFTYLRQIKDKIEAVVITHGHEDHIGAMPYLFKELQFPIYGTSLPLEMIGSKFDEHKIKQHRNLFRPVEKRVPIKIGDFEVEWIHITHSIIDASSLAIKTDAGTIIHTGDFKIDHTPIDGFPTDLHRFAHYGEEGVLLLMSDSTNSHSPGFTKSEKTVGPTFDRIFSTAKGRVIMSTFSSNIHRVAQAIEHGIKYGRKVCVIGRSMEKNLDLAMSLGYIKFPKDQFIDAHEVNKYQDKEVLIITTGSQGESMSALYRMSIHEHRHIKIKPGDQIILSAKAIPGNEASVSGIINHLLKAGAKVAYQDFSEIHVSGHAAQEEQKLMLRLVKPKFFMPIHGEYNHAVRHAKTGIDCGVLERNTYIMSDGEQIEVTPKYLKKVKTVKTGKVYIDNQLNNKISDDIVMDRQTMANEGVVMIVAQVNSDDRKMDQRPRVSSFGLVPDKLDKAFSKEIEDLLVTFLQNAKEGIFKNNRVLEDEIRKVVRKHCIRKYKKYPMIVPTLFVQ, encoded by the coding sequence ATGGAAAACAACGAAGCTAAAAAGCCTCAAGAGAAAAAGACAGAGTCACAAAAGACTCCAAATACAACTGAAAATAAGAATACACAAGCTCCTGCAAATAATAAACCTAACCAAGGTAAACCAGCTGGAGAGAAGAAACCTTATAACAAAAAAAGAAAACCAAATAACAGTAGGGCAAGAGCACATAATAGTAAAACAAACTCTACATGGATAAATGATTTAAAGAAAGCTCATATTGTTAATGAAAAATCTCATAAAGATAGATTAAACCCTCATCACAAATTAAACTTATCTACTAATTCAAAAGTTAGAATTACTCCACTTGGAGGATTAGGTGAGATTGGTGGAAATATGATGGTTATTGAAACTGAAAAAAGTGCCATTGTAGTTGATGTTGGGATGAGTTTCCCAGACGAAGATATGCATGGTGTAGATATCTTAATTCCAGATTTTACATATCTTAGACAAATTAAAGATAAAATTGAAGCAGTAGTTATTACACATGGTCATGAAGATCATATTGGTGCAATGCCTTATTTATTTAAAGAATTACAATTTCCAATTTACGGAACTTCATTACCATTAGAAATGATTGGTTCTAAATTTGATGAACACAAAATAAAACAACATAGAAATTTATTTAGACCTGTAGAAAAAAGAGTTCCAATCAAAATAGGGGACTTTGAAGTAGAATGGATTCATATTACACACTCTATTATTGATGCTTCATCTTTAGCTATTAAAACAGATGCTGGAACGATCATTCACACTGGTGATTTTAAAATTGACCATACTCCAATTGATGGATTCCCAACAGATTTACATAGATTTGCACATTACGGAGAAGAGGGTGTTTTACTATTAATGTCTGATTCAACAAACTCACACTCTCCAGGTTTTACTAAATCTGAAAAAACTGTAGGTCCTACTTTTGATAGAATATTCTCTACTGCAAAAGGAAGAGTTATTATGTCAACATTCTCTTCAAATATTCATAGAGTTGCACAAGCAATTGAACATGGTATCAAATATGGAAGAAAAGTATGTGTTATTGGTAGATCAATGGAGAAAAACTTAGATTTAGCAATGAGCCTAGGATATATAAAATTTCCAAAAGATCAATTTATTGATGCACATGAAGTAAATAAATATCAAGATAAAGAAGTTCTGATTATTACAACTGGTTCTCAAGGGGAATCAATGTCTGCACTTTATAGAATGTCAATTCATGAGCATAGACACATTAAAATTAAGCCAGGTGATCAAATCATTCTTTCGGCAAAAGCAATTCCTGGAAATGAAGCAAGTGTATCTGGAATAATTAACCACTTATTAAAAGCTGGTGCAAAGGTTGCGTATCAAGACTTTAGTGAAATTCACGTATCTGGACATGCTGCACAAGAAGAACAAAAATTAATGTTAAGACTTGTTAAACCTAAATTCTTTATGCCAATTCATGGAGAATACAATCATGCAGTAAGACATGCTAAAACTGGTATTGATTGTGGTGTATTAGAAAGAAATACATACATCATGAGTGATGGAGAGCAAATTGAAGTTACGCCTAAGTATCTTAAAAAAGTAAAAACAGTTAAAACTGGAAAAGTTTATATTGATAACCAATTAAACAACAAAATCTCAGATGATATAGTTATGGATAGACAAACTATGGCAAATGAAGGTGTTGTGATGATAGTTGCACAAGTAAACTCTGATGATAGAAAAATGGATCAAAGACCAAGAGTATCGTCTTTTGGACTTGTACCTGATAAATTAGATAAAGCATTTTCAAAAGAAATTGAAGATTTATTAGTTACTTTCTTACAAAATGCAAAAGAGGGTATCTTTAAAAACAACAGAGTATTAGAAGATGAAATTAGAAAAGTTGTTAGAAAACATTGTATTAGAAAATATAAAAAATATCCAATGATTGTACCAACACTTTTTGTTCAATAA
- the rsmA gene encoding 16S rRNA (adenine(1518)-N(6)/adenine(1519)-N(6))-dimethyltransferase RsmA: protein MENNIKAKKKFGQNFLKDSSILTRIIQSMPNNKNHIVEIGPGLGDLTQNLVKYKDTTAYEVDTDLISILESKFATEIENERFKLIHTDVLEAWDNKGTLHDSKYDLIANLPYYIATNIILRAFEDINCENIIVMIQKEVAQKFSAKVGDKEYSSLGVITELISKESRILFDVPPESFDPPPKVMSSILYVSKDTNVALDKDFNKFLKVCFSQPRKKLSKNMSSLIDKETLSNIYNELNLKETLRPHEVSASLYSQMYTKVKYGKQRS, encoded by the coding sequence ATGGAAAACAATATAAAAGCGAAGAAGAAATTTGGACAAAATTTCTTAAAAGACAGCAGTATTTTAACAAGAATCATCCAATCGATGCCCAACAATAAAAATCATATTGTGGAAATTGGGCCTGGCTTAGGTGATTTGACACAAAATTTAGTCAAATACAAAGATACGACTGCATATGAAGTCGATACTGATCTAATCAGTATATTAGAGTCAAAATTTGCAACAGAAATAGAAAACGAGCGTTTTAAACTTATCCACACAGATGTTTTAGAAGCTTGGGATAATAAGGGTACTTTGCACGACAGCAAATACGATTTGATAGCAAATCTGCCGTATTATATTGCAACAAATATTATATTAAGAGCATTTGAAGATATTAATTGTGAGAACATTATAGTAATGATTCAAAAAGAAGTGGCTCAAAAATTCTCTGCTAAGGTAGGGGATAAAGAGTACTCTTCACTTGGAGTAATTACTGAATTGATATCAAAAGAATCACGGATACTATTTGACGTACCGCCAGAATCTTTTGATCCTCCACCAAAAGTTATGTCTTCGATATTATACGTATCAAAAGATACTAATGTAGCATTAGATAAGGATTTTAATAAATTTTTAAAAGTTTGTTTTTCTCAACCAAGAAAAAAACTTTCAAAAAATATGTCATCCTTAATTGATAAAGAAACTTTATCTAATATCTATAATGAACTTAATTTAAAAGAGACTCTTCGACCTCATGAAGTTAGCGCATCTTTGTATAGCCAAATGTATACAAAGGTAAAATATGGAAAACAACGAAGCTAA